The Acidithiobacillus sp. genome contains the following window.
TGAGGCGGGTACATAGGGTCTGGCTGAGAATTTCCACATCCCGTTCCAGGATATGCCGACGATCCTCACGCAGATGCGTGGTAATGGCATCGGCGCCAGCGCGCTCCGCGACAAAGGCCGCCTCCACAGGGTCTGGATAGCGGGTGCCGCGCGCCTGCCGCAACGTGGCAACGTGATCAATATTCACCCCCAAAGCAATCATTTGCTGTGCTCCCCTCTCCATATCGTCGACGTGGGCCGTATTCTGCGCAAGTATGCCGCAAGGAGGCGGCGGCTCTCCAGTGGGCGTCCGCCCAGATGGAATTGTAGCTCTTGCTCCAAGCAGCGCCGCAAAGAGCTACCCCAGGCTCGCGCATTGCGTGTCTGCATCGCCCCCCGCAACCAACCCAAAGCAGCCGCTTCCAGGGTCACCATTGCGGCATCTGGTGCATGTGCCGGACAGAGTACCCCGCGTGCTGCCTGGCATGACCACTGTTCTGAAAGTGTAGGATCAAGAGATCGACCACACTCTGCGCAGCGTTCCAGGTCGGCTGCCCAACCCAGGTTTTCCAGCAGGCGCCGCTCGAAGCGCCGCAAATACCAACCCTCACCTGGTTCATCGCGCAATACGCTGACCGTTTCTTCATACACCGCAAAGAGCGCAGGAAAGGGATCGCCGCGCTGCGTGAGTCTTAGCAGCAGTTCGTTGATATAAAATAGGCTGAGGTTTTGCAGCGCATCCAGTGGCAGCGCCGGCCCAAGCTCTTCGGCCTGCGCCAGCACCGGTAACTCACCTCGCCCCAACCAACGCACCCATAAAGGGCGCCCCGCCTCAACCCGCGCCAACGGAGAGCGCGTGCGCCGGGCGCCTTTGGCCAACACCCCCAGCCGACCCTGTGTCTGCGTAAACAGTTCGACTACCAGACTGGTATCCCCATAAGGATAGCGATGCAAGACCCAGGCGCGATCACCGGCCTCAGTCGTCATACCCCAGCTCGCGCAGGATATTCCGGTCCTCCGACCACTGTTCCTTTTGCTTGACCCACAAGCCCAGCCAGACCCGCTCTTCGGTCAACTGCTGCAGCGCCTCCCGCGCCCGGCTGCCAATCACCCGCAACCGGCTGCCGCCGTCACCTAAAATAATGGCCTTCTGCCCAGGCCGTCGACAATAAATAGTCGCCTCGATACGCTGCTGGCCGCCTTCCACCTGGTAGCTTTCAATGGCAACCGCGGTATCGTAGGGTAGCTCGGCGCCCAGTTGCCGGAATATTTGCTCGCGGATGATTTCAGCCGCCATAAACCGCAGGTTGCGATCAGTAACCTGATCCTCTGGGAAAGACGCCGATGCTGGCGGTAACAAGGGCACCAGCACGTCAGCCAGACGCTCCACATCAGCCGCCCTGCGCGCCGACAACGGTATGACCGCCGCGAATTCTCCACGTTCCGCCAATGTCTGCAAATAAGGAAACAGACGTGCCTTGGCCGTCACCCGATCCACTTTGTTTACCACGGCCACCAACGGAATACCGGTCCGCTGTAACCAGCGCAAGGCCTCCGCGTCATCATGGGTCCAGAGCAGCGCCTCTACCACCAGCACGCCCAAATCCGCGGACTCCAGCGCGCCTCGGGTAGCCCGCAGCAGATGCCGGTTCAGACTGCGATAACCACTATGCACGCCCGGCGTATCGAGAAACAGCAATTGTCCATCGGGTCGGCTGAGAATCCCGAGAATCTGATCACGCGTTGTCTGTGGCCGCGGCGCGGTGATACTGATTTTCTGTCCAACCAGATGGTTCAGCAAGGTAGATTTACCGACGTTAGGGCGCCCGAGCAGCGCTACATACCCGCTGCGATACCCTTCATCAGGAAGGGGGTCCATAACATCATTCATGCGCGACCCTCTGCAGTTGTGCCAGCATCAGTGCCGCGGCCTGCTGTTCTGCTTTCCGCCGACTGCCGTCCTCCGCTTCTGTAGCTTCGGCGCCCGGCACGCCACAGCGCGCCACGAAACGTCGCTCATGGGCCTGTCCTTTTTCTTCCACCATCGTATAGATGGGAAGCGGACGGCCCTGCCCCTGCAGGAATTCCTGCAACTGCGTTTTTGGATCACGCAACTCTTCACCGCCCAGCTGATCGGTCATCAGGGGTTCAACCAGTTGCGCTACAATACCTTCTGCCGCCGCATAGCCACCATCCAGAAAGGCCGCGCCAATCACCGCCTCCAGCGCATCGGCACGGATGGAGTCGCGCCGCGCGCCGCCGCTGCGTATTTCTCCGGGACCGAGGATCAAGAAATCGGCCAGGGCA
Protein-coding sequences here:
- the recO gene encoding DNA repair protein RecO, encoding MTTEAGDRAWVLHRYPYGDTSLVVELFTQTQGRLGVLAKGARRTRSPLARVEAGRPLWVRWLGRGELPVLAQAEELGPALPLDALQNLSLFYINELLLRLTQRGDPFPALFAVYEETVSVLRDEPGEGWYLRRFERRLLENLGWAADLERCAECGRSLDPTLSEQWSCQAARGVLCPAHAPDAAMVTLEAAALGWLRGAMQTRNARAWGSSLRRCLEQELQFHLGGRPLESRRLLAAYLRRIRPTSTIWRGEHSK
- the era gene encoding GTPase Era encodes the protein MNDVMDPLPDEGYRSGYVALLGRPNVGKSTLLNHLVGQKISITAPRPQTTRDQILGILSRPDGQLLFLDTPGVHSGYRSLNRHLLRATRGALESADLGVLVVEALLWTHDDAEALRWLQRTGIPLVAVVNKVDRVTAKARLFPYLQTLAERGEFAAVIPLSARRAADVERLADVLVPLLPPASASFPEDQVTDRNLRFMAAEIIREQIFRQLGAELPYDTAVAIESYQVEGGQQRIEATIYCRRPGQKAIILGDGGSRLRVIGSRAREALQQLTEERVWLGLWVKQKEQWSEDRNILRELGYDD
- the rnc gene encoding ribonuclease III translates to MGVLEGLQQSIGYHFCEKSLLLQALTHRSAGAQHNERLEFLGDAALNFVVAAKLFARFPKVSEGDLSRMRARLVREETLAAIAGKIALADFLILGPGEIRSGGARRDSIRADALEAVIGAAFLDGGYAAAEGIVAQLVEPLMTDQLGGEELRDPKTQLQEFLQGQGRPLPIYTMVEEKGQAHERRFVARCGVPGAEATEAEDGSRRKAEQQAAALMLAQLQRVAHE